In Labrys wisconsinensis, a single genomic region encodes these proteins:
- a CDS encoding DUF5666 domain-containing protein, producing MRPPLVLTRRGLTRLLAGLAATLGSPAAAGSLDPPEPDGGEPPIPASGNKPSRDKGIGGTGVTGTIRRFGSIIVNDLRITYPETVGVTIDGHPATAAALRIGHVVQVVARRQGERLATGHITVTSEVVGPVEVLAPGRLTVLGQAVETDAAPAGLHPGELVAVSGLRRLDGTIIASLIERRAGASLQVAGPVTAGLDGVPRIGSLAVAGLDAAPTGRVVLTGRLAGGVFRADTSRGDTALLDDPATVRASVEAYVAPVAGGLRFGSGLSIAGSWAASALTGPDEGHVVAEIEKSPGGSFHVVRMHHRDRGPPGSRPGPGPGPGPGHGPGHGPGGPGGGKGPGGSPPGPGGPHGPGGRQGGRPGPSQSGPRSH from the coding sequence GTGAGGCCCCCTCTCGTTCTCACCCGCCGCGGCCTCACCCGGCTCCTCGCCGGCCTCGCCGCCACCCTGGGCAGCCCGGCGGCCGCCGGCTCGCTCGATCCGCCGGAACCGGACGGCGGCGAGCCGCCCATCCCTGCCTCCGGCAACAAGCCCAGCCGGGACAAGGGCATCGGCGGCACCGGCGTCACCGGCACCATCCGGCGCTTCGGCAGCATCATCGTCAACGATCTGCGCATCACCTATCCCGAGACGGTGGGCGTCACCATCGACGGCCATCCCGCCACCGCCGCCGCCCTGCGCATCGGGCACGTGGTCCAGGTGGTGGCCCGTCGGCAGGGCGAGCGTCTCGCCACCGGGCATATCACCGTCACCAGCGAAGTGGTGGGGCCGGTCGAAGTGCTCGCGCCCGGCCGGCTCACGGTGCTGGGCCAGGCGGTCGAGACGGACGCCGCTCCCGCGGGCCTGCACCCGGGCGAGCTCGTGGCCGTGTCCGGCCTGCGACGGCTGGACGGCACCATCATCGCCAGCCTGATCGAACGCCGCGCCGGCGCTTCCCTGCAGGTCGCCGGCCCGGTGACGGCCGGCCTCGACGGGGTGCCACGCATCGGCAGCCTCGCCGTCGCCGGCCTCGATGCAGCGCCGACCGGGCGCGTCGTGCTGACCGGGAGGCTCGCCGGCGGCGTTTTCCGGGCCGACACGAGCCGGGGCGACACCGCCTTGCTGGACGACCCGGCGACGGTGCGCGCCTCGGTCGAAGCCTATGTCGCCCCCGTGGCTGGCGGGCTGCGCTTCGGCTCGGGCCTCAGCATCGCCGGGTCCTGGGCGGCCTCCGCCCTGACCGGGCCGGACGAGGGCCATGTCGTCGCCGAGATCGAGAAGAGCCCGGGCGGCAGCTTCCACGTCGTGCGCATGCACCACCGCGACCGTGGCCCGCCCGGCAGCCGTCCCGGGCCTGGGCCAGGCCCGGGACCGGGGCACGGCCCCGGCCATGGTCCGGGCGGACCGGGCGGCGGCAAAGGGCCCGGCGGTAGCCCGCCCGGCCCCGGCGGACCGCACGGCCCCGGCGGGCGGCAGGGCGGCCGCCCCGGCCCCTCCCAGTCAGGGCCCCGATCGCATTAG
- a CDS encoding DUF6502 family protein translates to MNRETGAPLPDPARLHRPVARLLRPLVRLFVRSGITFPVIVDLLRELYVNVAEREFTLPGKEQTDSRVSLLTGIHRKEVRRLRGAGAPVAEVPTGLSRTSAILARWLAAPDYTDAEGNPLPLPRSSEAPGPSFDALVSSVTKDVRPRAVLDEWLDRRIVAIDAENRVSLLEAAFLPRGGDDQQLYYFGRNLHDHIAAAVSNVTAQAPAFLERAVHYDGLSEEVARRLEKRSRALAKTALQNANRDAYVASEREPGGNWRWSFGIYVFSEEVPDEAPGPDAPPTGGEEAP, encoded by the coding sequence ATGAATCGGGAGACGGGCGCCCCCCTGCCAGATCCAGCGAGGTTGCACCGGCCGGTCGCCCGGCTGTTGCGCCCGCTCGTGCGCCTGTTCGTGCGCAGCGGCATCACCTTTCCCGTCATCGTGGATCTGCTGCGCGAACTCTACGTCAATGTCGCCGAGCGGGAATTCACCCTGCCCGGCAAGGAGCAGACCGACAGCCGGGTCAGCCTGCTCACCGGCATCCACCGCAAGGAGGTCCGCCGCCTCAGGGGCGCCGGCGCGCCGGTCGCCGAGGTGCCGACCGGCCTGTCGCGCACCAGCGCCATCCTCGCACGCTGGCTCGCGGCCCCCGACTATACCGACGCAGAGGGCAATCCCCTGCCCCTGCCGCGATCGAGCGAAGCCCCCGGCCCATCCTTCGATGCGCTGGTCAGCTCGGTGACCAAGGACGTGCGGCCGCGGGCGGTGCTCGACGAATGGCTGGACCGCAGGATCGTCGCCATCGACGCGGAGAACCGCGTCAGCCTGCTGGAGGCCGCCTTCCTGCCGCGCGGCGGCGACGACCAGCAGCTCTACTATTTCGGGCGCAACCTGCACGACCACATCGCCGCGGCGGTGAGCAACGTCACCGCCCAGGCGCCCGCCTTCCTGGAGCGGGCGGTGCATTACGACGGCCTTTCCGAAGAGGTGGCGCGGCGGCTCGAGAAGCGCTCCCGCGCCCTGGCCAAGACCGCGCTGCAGAATGCCAATCGCGACGCCTATGTGGCCAGCGAGCGCGAGCCCGGCGGCAACTGGCGCTGGAGCTTCGGCATCTACGTCTTTTCCGAGGAAGTGCCGGACGAGGCTCCGGGACCGGATGCACCGCCGACCGGCGGCGAGGAGGCGCCGTGA